One part of the Pecten maximus chromosome 1, xPecMax1.1, whole genome shotgun sequence genome encodes these proteins:
- the LOC117332032 gene encoding mucin-2-like yields MSTTVPLTTTTSEQSTNTINNVHNCSGNNYYTITINNVHNCSGINYHISSINNVDNCSGDNYHTSTINNVHNRSRNNYNTSTINNVHNCSANNYHTSCINNFDNCSGNNYHTSCINNFDNCSGNNYHTSCINNFDNCSGNNYHTSCINNFHNCSRNIFHICTINNVINCSGIKFHTCTINNVKNCSGNNYHSSAINNVHNCSGNNYQTSTINNVHNCSGNNYHISTIDNCSGNNYYTGTISDVQDCARNNYHIITINNVHNSSGNNYHISTINNVHNCFGNNYHTGTINNSYICSGNNTNNTINKSHICFGYNNRNSTTNNDHNCSGNNNHNSTIHIYYISVSETPTTTVLTLTTTPGPEPATATIPSSTTTAELETTASTVLSSTADPETTTISVPAITTTQSTTATVPSVTGINIPETTTKKVSSSTTTTVPETDGTSSTTKVSDSTSSFVSPTITTTVPGKTSTSVPSPTATTLPETTTTLLSSLTITTTPESTATQMLSTTDTTVPDTTTIISSGTPTTGLETTTTPVPSTTTITVPSTTTTPVPETTTTHVPETTTTSVPSTTTTTVPETTTTSVPSTTTINVPETTTTPVPSTTTTTVPETTTTPVPSTATTTVLETTTTPVPSTATTTVLETTTTPVPSTTTTTVPETTNTPVPSTATTTVPETTTTPVPSTATTTVLEITTTPVPSTTTTTVPETTTTPVLSTTSTTVPETTTTPVPSTTTTTVQETTNTPAPSTTITTVPETTTTPVPSTTTTTVPETTTTLAPSTTTTTIPETTTTPVPSTSTTTVPETTTTPVPSPTTTTVPETTTTPVPSTTTTTVPETTTTPVPATATTTLQETTTTPVPSTTTTTTTVPETTTTPVPSTTTTTVPETTTTPVPSTTTTTVPETTTTPVPSTTTTTVPETTTTPVPSTANTTVPEATTTPVPSTANTTVPKTTTTPVPSTTTTTVPETTTTPVPSTANTTVPEATTTPVPSIANTTFPETTTTPVPSTTTTTVPETTTTLVPSTVNTTVPEATTTPVPSTTTTTVPETTTTPVPSTTTTTVPETTTTPVPSTTTTTVLETTNTPVPSTTTTTVPETTTTPVPSTANTTVPEATTTPVPSTANTTVPETTTTPVPSTTKTVPETTTTPVPSTANTTVPEATTTPVPSTTTTTVLETTTTPVPSTTTTTVPETTTTPVPSITTTTVPETTTTPVPSTTTTTVPETTTPPVPSSTTITVPETTTTPVPSTANTTVPETTTTPVPSTTTTTVPETTTTPVPSTTTTTVPETTTTTVPSTATTTIPETTTTPVPSTTTTTVPETTTTPEPSTTTTTVPETTTTHVPSTTTTTVPEATTTPVPSTTTTTVPETTTTSVPSTTTTTVLEATTPPVPSTTTITVPETTTTPVPSTANTTVPETTTTPVPSTTTTTVPETTTTPVPSITTTTVPETTTTPVPSTATTTVPETTTTPVPSTTTTTVPETTTTPVPSTTTTTVPETTTTPEPSTTTTTVLETTFTPVPSTTTTTVPETTTTPVPSTTTTTVPETTTTPVPSHNDYNCSGNNYPTSTIHNDHNCSGNNYHTCTIHSEHNCSGNNYHTCTINNDHNCSGNYYHTCTIHNDYNCSGNNFYTNPLTANVRGTTTNQVASSAKTTVPEGTTLPAASSITSTALESYITQEPLTTNANGTTTTLEASSAGTTTVLEVTTLPVASSTGTTTVLEVTTLPVASSTGTTTVPEGTTLQETSLTKATAGETSVTPEPLTTNVHETTTTTQVASSVRTTTVPEAITTQVASATTTAALETSIRPETLKTNVHETTTTTQVASAAETTTVPEATTLPVTSSTTENGLETSITPGPLKTNAHETTTTIHVASSAETSTVPEATTLPVTSSTTENGLETSITPGPLKTNAHETTTTIHVASSAETTTGPEITTLPIASSTTANGLETSITPGPLTTNVYGTTTTTLVATTVKTTTVPEATTTQRSHYQKTMSETTSTTSIASSAAITVLGNSYFANIVNNINNYNNNNNRCFRNIHYTRSIINN; encoded by the exons ATGTCCACAACTGTTCCGCTAACAACTACCACATCAGAACAATCGACAAA TACTATCAACAACGTCCACAACTGTTCCGGAAACAACTACTACACCATTACTATCAACAACGTCCACAACTGTTCCGGAATCAACTACCACATCAGTTCTATCAACAACGTCGACAACTGTTCCGGAGACAACTACCACACCAGTACTATCAACAACGTCCACAACCGTTCCAGAAACAACTACAACACCAGTACTATCAATAACGTCCACAACTGTTCCGCAAACAACTACCACACTAGTTGTATCAACAACTTCGACAACTGTTccggaaacaactaccacaccagTTGTATCAACAACTTCGACAACTGTTccggaaacaactaccacaccagTTGTATCAACAATTTCGACAACTGTTccggaaacaactaccacaccagTTGTATCAACAACTTCCACAACTGTTCCAGAAACATCTTCCACATCTGTACTATCAACAACGTCATCAACTGTTCTGGAATCAAGTTCCACACCTGTACTATCAACAATGTCAAAAACTGTTccggaaacaactaccacaGCAGTGCAATCAACAATGTCCACAACTGTTCCGGAAACAACTACCAAACCAGTACTATCAACAACGTCCACAACTGTTCCGGAAATAACTACCACATCAGTACTATCGACAACTGTTCAGGAAACAACTACTACACCGGTACTATCAGCGACGTCCAAGACTGTGCCAGAAACAACTACCACATCATTACTATCAACAACGTCCACAACAGTTCCGGAAACAATTACCACATCAGTACTATCAACAACGTCCACAACTGTTTcggaaacaactaccacaccGGTACCATCAACAACAGCTACATCTGTTCCGgaaacaacaccaacaatacCATCAACAAGAGTCACATCTGTTTCGGATACAACAATCGTAACAGTACCACCAACAACGACCACAACTGTTCCGGAAATAACAACCACAACAGTACTATCCACATCTATTATATCT CTGTTTCGGAAACACCAACCACAACAGTATTAACTTTAACGACTACTCCTGGCCCTGAACCAGCAACCGCCACTATACCATCTTCAACGACTACAGCTGAGCTGGAAACAACTGCCTCAACTGTTCTATCATCTACAGCTGATCCGGAAACAACTACCATATCAGTACCAGCGATAACGACAACACAATCTACAACCGCAACAGTGCCGTCCGTAACGGGCATAAACATTCCGGAAACAACGACCAAAAAGGTATCATCCTCAACGACCACCACTGTTCCGGAAACGGACGGTACCTCAAGTACCACAAAGGTTTCGGATTCAACTTCATCATTTGTTTCACCAACAATTACCACAACTGTTCCTGGAAAAACCTCCACAAGTGTACCATCTCCAACGGCTACTACACTCCCTGAAACCACTACCACACTCTTATCATCTTTAACTATTACAACTACTCCAGAATCAACTGCAACACAAATGTTATCAACAACGGATACAACTGTTCCGGACACTACAACAATAATATCGTCAGGAACGCCAACAACTGGTCTTgaaacaactaccacaccagTACCATCCACAACGACCATAACTGTACCATCCACAACTACCACACCTGTTCCGGAAACAACTACAACACATGTTCCGGAAACAACTACAACATCTGTTCCATCCACAACTACCACAACTGTTCCGGAAACAACAACCACATCAGTACCATCCACAACGACCATAAATGTTccggaaacaactaccacacctGTTCCATCCACAACGACTACAACTGTTccggaaacaactaccacacctgtaccatCCACAGCGACCACAACTGTTCTggaaacaactaccacacctgtaccatCCACAGCGACCACAACTGTTCTggaaacaactaccacacctgtaccatCCACAACGACTACAACTGTTCCGGAAACAACTAACACACCTGTACCATCCACAGCGACCACAACTGTTccggaaacaactaccacacctgtaccatCAACAGCGACCACAACTGTTCTGGAAATAACTACCACACCAGTACCATCCACAACGACTACAACTGTTCCGGAAACAACTACCACGCCAGTACTATCAACAACGTCCACAACTGTTccggaaacaactaccacacctgtaccatCCACTACGACTACAACTGTTCAGGAAACAACTAACACACCTGCTCCATCCACAACTATCACAACTGTTccggaaacaactaccacaccagTACCATCCACAACGACTACAACTGTTccggaaacaactaccacacTTGCTCCATCCACAACGACCACAACTATTccggaaacaactaccacacctgtaccatCCACATCGACCACAACTGTTCCGGAAACAACAACCACACCTGTACCATCACCAACGACCACAACTGTTccggaaacaactaccacacctgtaccatCCACAACGACTACAACTGTTccggaaacaactaccacacctGTACCAGCTACAGCGACCACAACTCTTCAAgaaacaactaccacacctgtaccatCAACAA CCACAACGACCACAACTGTTccggaaacaactaccacacctGTCCCATCCACAACAACCACAACTGTTCCAgaaacaactaccacacctGTGCCATCCACAACTACCACAACTGTTccggaaacaactaccacacctgtaccatCCACAACGACTACAACTGTTccggaaacaactaccacacctgtaccatCCACAGCGAACACAACTGTTCCGGAAGCAActaccacacctgtaccatCCACAGCGAACACAACTGTTCCGAAAACAActaccacacctgtaccatCCACAACGACTACAACTGTTccggaaacaactaccacacctgtaccatCCACAGCGAACACAACTGTTCCGGAAGCAActaccacacctgtaccatCCATAGCGAACACAACTTTTccggaaacaactaccacacctgtaccatCCACAACGACTACAACTGTTccggaaacaactaccacacTTGTACCATCCACAGTGAACACAACTGTTCCGGAAGCAActaccacacctgtaccatCCACAACGACCACAACTGTTccggaaacaactaccacacctGTCCCATCCACAACAACCACAACTGTTccggaaacaactaccacacctGTTCCATCCACAACTACCACAACTGTTCTGGAAACAACTAACACACCTGTACCATCCACAACGACTACAACTGTTCCGGAAACAACTACCACTCCTGTACCATCCACAGCGAACACAACTGTTCCGGAAGCAActaccacacctgtaccatCCACAGCGAACACAACTGTTccggaaacaactaccacacctgtaccatCCACGACTAAAACTGTTccggaaacaactaccacacctgtaccatCCACAGCGAACACAACTGTTCCGGAAGCAActaccacacctgtaccatCCACAACGACCACAACTGTTCTGGAAACAACTACAACACCTGTACCATCAACAACAACCACAACTGTTCCGGAAACAACAACCACACCTGTACCATCAATAACGACCACAACTGTTccggaaacaactaccacacctgtaccatCCACCACGACTACAACTGTTCCGGAAACAACTACCCCACCAGTACCATCCTCAACGACCATAACTGTTccggaaacaactaccacacctgtaccatCCACAGCGAACACAACTGTTccggaaacaactaccacacctgtaccatCAACAACGACCACAACTGTTccggaaacaactaccacacctgtaccatCCACAACGACTACAACTGTTCCGgaaacaactacaacaactgTACCATCAACAGCGACCACAACTATTccggaaacaactaccacacctgtaccatCCACAACTACCACAACTGTTccggaaacaactaccacacctGAACCATCCACAACGACTACAACTGTTccggaaacaactaccacacATGTACCATCCACAACTACCACAACTGTTCCGGAAGCAActaccacacctgtaccatCCACAACGACTACAACTGTTccggaaacaactaccacaTCAGTACCATCCACAACGACTACAACTGTTCTGGAAGCAACTACCCCACCAGTACCATCCACAACGACCATAACTGTTccggaaacaactaccacacctgtaccatCCACAGCGAACACAACTGTTccggaaacaactaccacacctgtaccatCAACAACGACCACAACTGTTccggaaacaactaccacacctgtaccatCCATAACGACTACAACTGTTccggaaacaactaccacacctgtaccatCAACAGCCACCACAACTGTTccggaaacaactaccacacctgtaccatCCACAACTACCACAACTGTTccggaaacaactaccacaccagTACCATCCACAACGACTACAACTGTTccggaaacaactaccacacctGAACCATCCACAACGACTACAACTGTTCTGGAAACAACTTTTACACCAGTACCATCCACAACTACCACAACTGTTccggaaacaactaccacaccagTACCATCCACAACGACTACAACTGTTccggaaacaactaccacaccagTACCATCCCACAACGACTACAACTGTTCTGGAAACAACTACCCCACCAGTACCATCCACAACGACCATAACTGTTccggaaacaactaccacacctgtaccatCCACAGCGAACACAACTGTTccggaaacaactaccacacctgtaccatCAACAACGACCACAACTGTTCCGGAAACTActaccacacctgtaccatCCACAACGACTACAACTGTTCTGGAAACAACTTTTACACCA ACCCATTAACAGCAAATGTACGCGGAACAACTACTAACCAAGTAGCATCATCAGCAAAAACAACTGTTCCTGAAGGAACAACTTTACCAGCAGCATCATCAATAACATCAACTGCTCTGGAAAGCTATATTACACAAGAACCACTAACGACAAATGCAAATGGAACAACTACTACCTTAGAAGCATCATCAGCAGgaacaacaactgttctggaAGTAACTACTTTACCAGTAGCATCATCAACAGgaacaacaactgttctggaAGTAACTACTTTACCAGTAGCATCATCAACAGGAACAACAACTGTTCCTGAAGGAACTACTTTACAAGAAACGTCATTAACGAAAGCAACTGCTGGGGAAACCTCTGTTACACCAGAACCATTAACAACAAATGTTCATGAAACAACAACTACTACCCAAGTAGCATCATCAGTAAGAACAACAACTGTTCCGGAAGCAATAACTACACAAGTAGCCTCAGCAACGACAACAGCTGCTCTGGAAACCTCTATTAGAccagaaacattaaaaacaaatgtacatgaaacaacaacaactacCCAAGTAGCATCAGCAGcagaaacaacaactgttccaGAAGCAACTACTTTACCAGTAACGTCATCAACGACAGAAAATGGTCTGGAAACCTCTATTACACCAGGAccattaaaaacaaatgcaCATGAAACAACAACTACTATCCATGTAGCATCATCAGCAGAAACATCAACTGTTCCAGAAGCAACAACTTTACCAGTAACGTCATCAACGACAGAAAATGGTCTGGAAACCTCTATTACACCAGGAccattaaaaacaaatgcaCATGAAACAACAACTACTATCCATGTAGCATCATCAGCAGAAACAACAACTGGTCCTGAAATAACAACTTTACCAATAGCATCATCAACGACAGCAAATGGTCTGGAAACCTCTATTACACCAGGACCATTAACAACAAATGTATACGGAACAACAACTACTACTCTAGTAGCAACAACAGtaaaaacaacaactgttcCGGAAGCAACTACTACACAA CGAAGCCATTACCAAAAAACTATGTCTGAAACAACAAGTACTACCTCCATAGCATCATCTGCAGCAATAACTGTTCTGGGAAACAGCTACTTCGCCAATATCgtcaacaacatcaacaactacaacaacaacaataacagaTGTTTCAGAAATATCCACTACACCAGAAGCATTATCAACAACTGA